The following are encoded together in the Desulfobacterales bacterium genome:
- a CDS encoding Mut7-C RNAse domain-containing protein, with protein MALCFAAEKTLGRLAKWLRILGFDTLFEPDLPAGYFSGLEPERLLLTRRKTCRQSRTDNACVVIRTDHYWDQLGEVIQAVGMTAESIKPFSRCICCNSAIISVDKAHLHGKVPDYIWETHDVFKFCRRCQRVYWPGSHIERSMERITCLFNG; from the coding sequence ATGGCGTTGTGTTTTGCAGCCGAGAAGACTTTGGGAAGGCTTGCAAAATGGTTGCGTATTCTTGGATTTGACACCTTATTTGAACCGGATTTGCCGGCAGGTTATTTCAGTGGTTTAGAGCCGGAACGCCTGCTTCTGACGCGCCGGAAAACCTGCCGACAGAGCCGGACCGACAATGCCTGTGTTGTGATTCGGACCGACCATTATTGGGATCAACTCGGTGAAGTGATCCAGGCGGTCGGCATGACCGCTGAATCCATCAAGCCGTTTTCCAGATGTATTTGCTGCAATTCGGCCATCATCTCTGTTGATAAAGCGCATTTGCATGGAAAAGTACCTGATTATATTTGGGAAACGCACGATGTTTTTAAATTTTGCCGGAGGTGTCAACGGGTATACTGGCCAGGGAGTCATATCGAGCGCAGCATGGAAAGGATCACATGTCTGTTCAACGGTTAA
- a CDS encoding tetratricopeptide repeat protein, with protein MKTVFLKMAIVGMVIFFISGCTFARDILRAEKEPPVNIYQSDGRYYYYIESQIQQKKGHLDEAIDFLNKAIEIDPGAAFLKKELVVLYLQKKDHQKALEIIEGELYVDPNNVEALVIYGRIQQTVKQTDAAKETYQKILTLNPKLQNIYLFLGGIYMDENNLSAAREIYQRLLEHFPDSYVGHFFIGQIFARQGDAKAAEKEFQKTLELRPDLEGPKFELIDLYKTTGQTGDVIQLYNDILQQNPDQVRAAMELGYYFHQVGNFEEADVLFRSLGTRSSTDPEVVKTFAQLYLDQKKYDAAIVVIKGLLKEAEDSSDLQYAAGIAYDGKEDKEIALEHFLRVKPDSRFYQSAVVHISFLYQDMKKNDEGIRFLKEALKKQPDNPDLWMYLGSFYEELEDFSRAEQALQQALKIDPDSPKIYFRLGVVYDKWNRKDASIDAMKQVIRLDPQNANALNYLGYTYADLGRNLDEAEHLIKEALKYKPDDGYITDSLGWVYFKKGRIKEALLYLEKAVSLVPDDPIILEHLGDAYLKANQHDKALEYYQRSLLLRKKDKAEIEKKIRQLTTGEGR; from the coding sequence ATGAAAACAGTTTTTCTTAAAATGGCCATTGTGGGAATGGTCATTTTCTTTATATCTGGATGTACTTTTGCAAGAGATATCCTACGGGCGGAAAAAGAACCGCCGGTCAATATATACCAATCCGACGGACGCTACTATTATTACATCGAATCGCAGATACAACAGAAAAAGGGACATCTCGATGAGGCCATTGACTTTCTCAACAAGGCCATTGAAATCGATCCCGGGGCGGCTTTTCTAAAAAAAGAACTGGTTGTGCTGTATCTTCAGAAAAAAGACCATCAGAAAGCCCTGGAAATTATTGAAGGCGAACTTTATGTTGACCCCAACAATGTGGAGGCCCTGGTTATTTATGGCCGGATACAGCAGACCGTCAAACAGACAGATGCCGCCAAGGAGACCTATCAGAAAATACTCACCCTCAATCCCAAACTGCAGAATATATATTTATTTCTCGGCGGCATTTACATGGATGAAAACAATTTGTCTGCGGCCCGTGAAATCTATCAGCGCCTGCTGGAACATTTTCCCGATTCTTACGTCGGACATTTTTTTATAGGCCAAATCTTCGCGCGCCAGGGTGATGCGAAAGCGGCAGAAAAAGAATTTCAAAAAACGTTGGAATTGCGGCCCGACCTTGAAGGGCCGAAATTCGAACTGATCGATCTGTACAAAACAACCGGCCAAACCGGCGATGTGATCCAGCTTTACAATGATATTCTTCAGCAAAATCCCGACCAGGTCCGGGCGGCGATGGAGCTGGGGTATTATTTCCATCAAGTCGGAAATTTTGAAGAGGCGGATGTGCTTTTCAGAAGCCTGGGAACCCGCAGCAGCACAGACCCGGAAGTCGTGAAAACCTTTGCGCAGCTCTACCTGGATCAAAAGAAATATGATGCCGCCATCGTCGTCATCAAAGGATTGCTGAAGGAAGCCGAGGACAGTTCCGATCTGCAATATGCCGCAGGCATCGCCTACGACGGAAAAGAAGATAAAGAAATCGCCCTCGAACACTTTTTGCGGGTAAAACCGGATTCACGTTTCTATCAGAGTGCCGTTGTTCATATATCTTTCCTTTATCAGGATATGAAAAAGAATGATGAAGGGATCCGTTTTTTAAAAGAGGCATTAAAAAAACAACCGGATAATCCCGACCTCTGGATGTATCTGGGTTCATTTTATGAAGAACTCGAAGATTTTTCCCGGGCCGAACAGGCGCTTCAGCAGGCCTTGAAAATAGACCCGGACAGCCCCAAAATATATTTTCGCCTGGGTGTTGTTTATGACAAATGGAACCGCAAAGACGCCAGCATTGACGCGATGAAACAGGTCATCCGGCTTGATCCCCAGAACGCAAACGCCCTGAATTATCTGGGCTATACCTATGCGGATCTCGGCCGAAACCTGGATGAGGCCGAACACCTCATCAAAGAGGCGCTGAAATACAAGCCCGACGACGGTTATATCACGGACAGCCTGGGATGGGTTTATTTCAAAAAAGGGAGGATAAAGGAGGCGCTGCTGTATCTTGAAAAGGCAGTAAGCTTGGTCCCTGACGATCCCATTATACTCGAACACCTCGGTGATGCCTATTTAAAGGCGAATCAACATGACAAAGCGCTGGAATATTATCAGCGTTCACTGCTGCTCAGAAAAAAAGATAAGGCCGAAATAGAGAAAAAGATCCGGCAATTGACCACCGGCGAGGGGCGCTAA
- a CDS encoding DUF4292 domain-containing protein produces MKAIVWAGMFLTALLLTACAGVDHKPVDAKKAAELAEARELVAALGAKNHTLWTFKGTGRFKVWQEGRVLSTRAAWVGTFPDKLRIAVMNPAGQPMVSLSTDGQYLYLISHADGEFYKKPSNNPTLQRLVSIPISANDIISILTARLPIREHHTAELTADESGRGYILTLSKKWRGVTEKIYLDTDKRSVLQIEIYGASDQLSYRTVFQGKQHVNEFELPAKIMVSDTEGNRFELEIDKYWTDVPLLPSIFVLAPP; encoded by the coding sequence ATGAAAGCCATTGTGTGGGCGGGTATGTTTCTGACAGCCTTATTGTTAACGGCCTGTGCGGGTGTTGATCATAAACCGGTTGACGCAAAAAAGGCCGCCGAATTGGCGGAAGCCCGGGAATTGGTTGCTGCGCTCGGCGCAAAAAACCACACCCTTTGGACCTTCAAAGGGACCGGCCGGTTTAAGGTATGGCAGGAGGGGCGCGTCCTGTCCACCCGGGCCGCTTGGGTTGGGACCTTTCCGGACAAGCTGCGAATCGCTGTGATGAATCCGGCCGGTCAGCCAATGGTGAGCCTGTCCACCGATGGACAGTATCTCTATCTGATTTCCCACGCAGACGGTGAATTTTATAAAAAACCGTCCAACAATCCGACCCTGCAACGACTCGTTTCAATTCCGATTTCAGCCAATGACATCATTTCCATTTTAACGGCCCGCCTGCCCATCCGGGAGCACCATACGGCTGAATTAACGGCGGATGAGTCCGGCCGTGGATATATTCTGACCTTGTCGAAAAAATGGCGGGGCGTTACTGAGAAAATTTACCTGGACACAGATAAGCGCTCAGTTTTACAGATTGAAATATACGGGGCTTCGGATCAGTTGTCATACCGGACGGTTTTCCAGGGCAAACAACATGTCAATGAATTTGAATTGCCGGCAAAGATAATGGTTTCCGACACGGAAGGAAATCGCTTTGAGCTAGAAATCGATAAATACTGGACTGACGTCCCCCTGTTGCCGTCAATATTTGTGTTAGCGCCGCCCTGA
- a CDS encoding RimK family alpha-L-glutamate ligase, producing MSQKHQVIAFENRLKGCRNVLTLGVRPNFSDYNPEEAALIRAAAKIYYPTTFYADLFNSAGKSTFPSYHTYKCVQDKIKQTALFELLQISHPKTRVFYGNHQKSKILDYFKFPFVAKIPRGSAMGRGVYLIQNRQELLAYNQLTTVAYIQEYLPIDRDIRIVVIGERIVHSYWRIAGPGEFRSNLAAGATVSLEGVPQEALDLALTCAGKCGWDDVGIDICCFNGRCYVLEANMKYGKEGFRKAGIDYNKLMESLIENGEI from the coding sequence ATGAGTCAGAAACATCAAGTGATCGCCTTTGAAAATCGTCTCAAGGGGTGCCGGAATGTGCTGACATTGGGGGTGCGCCCCAATTTTTCGGATTACAACCCGGAAGAAGCGGCCTTGATACGGGCTGCCGCCAAAATTTATTATCCGACTACTTTTTATGCCGATCTGTTTAATTCTGCCGGAAAATCAACGTTTCCCAGCTACCACACCTACAAATGCGTTCAGGACAAGATCAAACAGACAGCCCTCTTTGAACTGTTGCAAATTTCCCATCCCAAAACCCGGGTGTTTTACGGCAACCATCAGAAGTCAAAGATTCTGGATTATTTCAAATTTCCTTTTGTCGCAAAAATTCCCCGGGGTTCGGCAATGGGAAGGGGGGTCTATCTGATTCAAAACAGGCAGGAACTGCTGGCATACAATCAGTTAACAACCGTCGCCTATATACAGGAATATCTTCCCATCGATAGAGATATCCGGATTGTCGTCATCGGGGAAAGGATTGTCCATAGCTACTGGCGCATTGCCGGACCCGGTGAATTTCGAAGCAATTTAGCCGCCGGCGCAACCGTCAGCCTGGAAGGGGTTCCCCAAGAAGCCCTGGACCTTGCCCTGACTTGTGCCGGAAAGTGCGGCTGGGATGATGTGGGAATCGATATCTGTTGCTTTAATGGCCGTTGCTATGTCCTTGAAGCCAATATGAAATACGGCAAGGAAGGGTTTCGAAAGGCAGGTATCGATTATAACAAACTGATGGAGAGTCTGATAGAAAATGGAGAAATTTAA
- a CDS encoding HD domain-containing protein has translation MDVDLEKIHESLNQREKRTLSPHAAYSSQAVRRRPEDQLERGYRQAFSVDADRILHSLAYTRYIDKTQVFYLIQNDHITHRVLHVQLVSKIARTIGRFLGLNEDLIEAIALAHDIGHTPFGHDGERILAELCHGHGIGNFHHNLQSVQFLDKVERKGRGWNLCLQTLDGILCHDGEIHDQKLEPVKYKTFELLEKEIIYKKDNPGTKLIPMTLEGCVVRMADTISYIGRDLEDAIRLGMIQRSDIPRECVQRLGNTNGTIVYNLVTDVITNSFEKNHTAFSGEVSTALQALKAFNLEHIYLNPKIKNHLEIIRRLFEMLFDRYLNDLKNRNLSSVIFTQFLEDISDTYLTNHTHAEIVRDFMAGMTDHYFLRLCPEDMRPAYRIL, from the coding sequence ATGGACGTCGATCTTGAGAAAATTCATGAAAGTTTGAATCAGCGGGAAAAAAGGACGTTGTCCCCTCATGCGGCTTACAGCTCTCAGGCGGTCCGGCGCCGTCCGGAAGACCAGTTGGAAAGAGGGTATCGACAGGCTTTCTCAGTGGATGCGGACCGGATTCTGCATTCCCTGGCCTATACCCGTTATATTGACAAGACCCAGGTCTTTTATCTGATCCAAAATGACCACATCACCCACCGGGTGCTTCATGTTCAACTGGTATCAAAGATTGCCAGAACCATCGGCCGTTTTTTAGGATTAAATGAGGATCTGATCGAGGCCATCGCCCTTGCGCACGATATCGGCCATACCCCCTTCGGGCATGACGGCGAACGAATTTTAGCGGAATTGTGCCATGGGCACGGCATCGGGAATTTTCATCATAACCTCCAGAGTGTTCAATTCCTGGACAAGGTTGAACGAAAGGGAAGAGGGTGGAATTTATGCCTCCAGACCCTTGACGGCATCCTTTGCCATGACGGCGAAATACATGATCAAAAACTTGAACCAGTAAAGTATAAGACTTTTGAATTACTTGAAAAAGAAATTATATACAAAAAGGATAATCCCGGAACAAAATTGATTCCCATGACCCTGGAAGGGTGCGTGGTCCGTATGGCGGATACCATCAGCTACATCGGTCGTGATCTGGAAGATGCCATTCGGCTGGGGATGATTCAGCGATCTGATATTCCCCGGGAATGTGTTCAGCGTCTGGGAAATACGAATGGGACCATCGTTTACAACCTGGTCACGGATGTCATCACAAACAGTTTCGAAAAAAACCACACGGCCTTCAGCGGGGAGGTGTCCACAGCCCTGCAGGCGTTAAAGGCGTTTAACTTAGAACACATCTATCTGAACCCCAAAATAAAAAATCATTTGGAAATTATCCGGCGATTGTTTGAAATGCTTTTTGATCGATATCTTAACGATCTGAAAAATCGCAACCTCTCGTCGGTAATTTTTACCCAATTCCTTGAAGATATTTCCGACACCTACCTGACAAATCACACCCATGCGGAAATTGTCAGGGATTTCATGGCCGGTATGACCGATCACTATTTTCTGCGATTGTGTCCGGAGGATATGCGGCCGGCGTATCGGATTTTATAA